From a single Kryptolebias marmoratus isolate JLee-2015 linkage group LG6, ASM164957v2, whole genome shotgun sequence genomic region:
- the lcp1 gene encoding plastin-2, protein MAATPISPEELEELREAFAKIDVDNNGFISKDELHELFKAANLPLPGYKIREMVQELMKTSDRLTFEEFTEMVHGLKSTEVAKSFRKAINKKEGICNVAGTSEQSGTQHSYSEEEKVAFVNWINKALEKDQDCKHVLPMDPNNNDLFTGMGDGIVLCKMINLSVPDTIDERTINKKKLTPFTIQENLNLALNSASAIGCHVVNIGAEDLKEGRQHLVLGLLWQVIKIGLFADIELSKNEALIALLRDGESLEDLMKLSPEELLLRWANYHLEEAGCGKINNFSSDIKDSKAYYNLLNQVAPKGDEEGIPPITIDMSGIREKEDIKRAECMLDQADRLGCRQFVMPPDVVRGNPKLNLAFVANLFNKYPALKKPENQDIDWSSIEGETREERTFRNWMNSLGVNPRVNHLYADIDDAIVIFQLYEKIKVPVDWDRVNKPPYSKLGSNMKKLENCNYAVELGKKEAKFSLVGIAGQDLNAGNRTLTLALLWQLMRRYTLNILEDLGDGQKIIDDTIVSWVNETLTQAGKGTISSFKDMSISSSMPVLDLIDSIQPGSIRYDLLKAEDLTEEEKLNNAKYAISMARKIGARVYALPEDLVEVKPKMVMTVFACLMARGMRRA, encoded by the exons ATGTGGACAACAACGGATTCATCAGCAAAGATGAGCTCCATGAGCTCTTTAAGGCAGCCAACCTGCCTCTGCCCGGATACAAAATCCGAGAGATGGTCCAGGAGCTGATGAAAACCAGTGACAGGCTCACCTTTGAAGAGTTCACTGAG ATGGTCCACGGGCTGAAGAGCACCGAAGTGGCCAAATCCTTCAGGAAAGCCATCAATAAGAAGGAGGGAATCTGTAACGTGGCAGGAACATCCGAGCAGTCAGGCACTCAGCACTCATACTCAG aggaagaaaaggtaGCCTTTGTGAACTGGATCAATAAAGCTTTGGAAAAAGATCAAGATTGTAAACATGTTCTCCCAATGGATCCCAACAACAATGACCTGTTCACCGGAATGGGAGATGGAATTGTCCTCTg TAAAATGATCAACCTGTCTGTCCCTGACACCATTGATGAGAGAACCATCAACAAGAAGAAGCTCACCCCCTTCACCATTCAA GAGAACCTGAATCTGGCTCTGAACTCGGCGTCGGCCATCGGCTGCCACGTGGTGAACATTGGAGCTGAAGACCTGAAGGAGGGCAGGCAGCACCTGGTCCTGGGTCTGCTGTGGCAGGTCATCAAGATCGGCCTGTTTGCCGACATTGAACTCAGCAAAAACGAAG ctttgATCGCTCTGCTGCGTGATGGAGAAAGTCTGGAGGATCTGATGAAACTTTCCCccgaggagctgctgctgcgttGGGCCAACTATCACCTGGAGGAGGCTGGTTGTGGCAAGATCAACAACTTCAGCTCTGACATCAAg GACTCCAAGGCGTACTACAACCTGCTCAACCAGGTGGCACCTAAAGGAGACGAGGAGGGAATCCCCCCCATCACCATCGACATGTCAGGAATCCGG GAGAAAGAGGACATAAAGAGAGCCGAGTGCATGTTGGACCAGGCCGACCGGCTCGGCTGCAGGCAGTTCGTCATGCCGCCAGATGTCGTCCGCGGCAACCCCAAGCTCAACTTGGCTTTTGTTGCCAATCTATTCAACAAGTACCCAGCTCTGAAGAAACCAGAGAACCAGGACATCGACTGGAGCTCCATCGAAG GTGAAACCAGAGAAGAACGGACCTTCAGGAACTGGATGAACTCGCTGGGTGTTAACCCTCGGGTCAACCATCTCTATGC agACATCGATGATGCTATAGTGATCTTCCAGCTGTATGAAAAGATCAAAGTTCCAGTAGACTGGGACAGAGTCAACAAACCCCCGTACTCCAAGCTTGGTAGCAACATGAAGAAG CTGGAGAACTGTAACTACGCTGTGGAGCTGGGCAAAAAGGAGGCCAAGTTCTCTCTGGTCGGCATTGCCGGTCAGGACCTGAACGCAGGAAATCGAACCCTCACCCTCGCTCTGCTCTGGCAGCTCATGAGGAG ATACACCCTGAACATCCTGGAGGACCTCGGCGACGGACAAAAAATAATTGATGACACCATCGTGTCGTGGGTCAATGAAACCCTCACACAGGCTGGAAAAGGCACCATCTCCAGCTTTAAG gatATGTCGATCAGCAGCAGTATGCCGGTTCTGGACCTGATCGATTCCATCCAGCCTGGGTCGATCCGATACGACCTGCTGAAGGCTGAGGACCtgacagaggaagagaaactCAACAATGCAAA GTACGCCATCTCCATGGCCAGAAAGATCGGTGCGCGGGTGTACGCCCTGCCCGAGGACCTGGTGGAGGTCAAGCCGAAGATGGTGATGACAGTGTTCGCCTGCCTGATGGCCCGCGGCATGAGGAGGGCCTAG